The Methanothrix soehngenii GP6 genome has a window encoding:
- a CDS encoding winged helix-turn-helix domain-containing protein: MKRNRNEIISEILRICIKGARKTKVVYQANLNFRTADPYLQLLIKNDLIVSSQGPHVVYKTTEKGMNLMKAIDQVHSTLAEYQDSLPTPTSA, translated from the coding sequence ATGAAACGAAATAGAAATGAGATCATCTCAGAGATTCTTAGAATTTGCATAAAAGGAGCACGCAAGACAAAAGTGGTATATCAGGCAAACCTTAACTTCAGAACGGCTGATCCCTATTTGCAGCTTCTCATTAAGAACGACCTGATAGTCTCCAGCCAAGGACCACACGTGGTCTATAAGACGACTGAGAAGGGAATGAACCTGATGAAAGCGATAGATCAGGTCCATAGCACTCTGGCCGAATATCAGGATTCGCTCCCCACTCCGACATCGGCCTAA
- a CDS encoding dihydroorotate dehydrogenase has product MPSLSVHAGGLDLKNPVLLAAGILGTTGASLCRASRAGAGGVVTKSIGSVPRAGHPGPCIVHVDCGLINAMGLPNPSYKDFQAEIDAARKGGVPVIASIFASSAEEFAQISRNLDADALELNLSCPHAEKYGSELGRYPDLVESVTGAVKAASSVPVWVKLTPNTADILELGLAAQRGGADAVVAINTLKAMAIDIETGYPILGNRFGGLSGRAIKPVAVRAVYDLASRLEIPVIGVGGISSWEDAVEMIMAGASAIQVGTALLQGYGIFEEIASGLSAYLERKSITLDELCGMAGRCS; this is encoded by the coding sequence ATGCCATCGCTTTCTGTCCATGCTGGCGGCCTCGACCTGAAAAATCCGGTCCTTCTCGCCGCAGGCATCCTGGGCACTACAGGCGCATCCCTCTGCCGCGCATCACGAGCGGGTGCAGGAGGGGTCGTCACCAAATCCATTGGCTCTGTGCCAAGAGCGGGCCATCCCGGTCCCTGCATCGTTCATGTGGATTGTGGTCTCATCAATGCCATGGGCCTTCCCAATCCCTCTTATAAGGATTTTCAGGCCGAGATCGATGCTGCCAGAAAAGGGGGGGTACCTGTCATCGCCAGTATCTTCGCATCCAGCGCAGAGGAGTTTGCTCAGATCTCTCGAAACCTAGATGCTGATGCTTTGGAGCTTAATTTATCCTGCCCTCATGCCGAGAAGTACGGCAGCGAGCTGGGACGTTATCCCGATCTGGTAGAATCGGTGACCGGGGCAGTGAAGGCAGCCTCAAGCGTTCCAGTCTGGGTGAAGCTAACCCCCAACACCGCCGACATCCTAGAGCTGGGGCTCGCCGCCCAAAGGGGAGGAGCTGATGCCGTGGTGGCCATCAACACTCTGAAGGCCATGGCTATAGATATTGAGACCGGCTATCCCATTCTGGGCAACCGCTTCGGAGGCCTATCCGGACGGGCTATAAAGCCGGTGGCCGTTCGTGCGGTGTACGATCTTGCCTCCCGTCTGGAGATCCCGGTGATCGGGGTGGGCGGAATATCCTCCTGGGAGGATGCGGTGGAGATGATCATGGCAGGAGCCTCTGCTATTCAGGTGGGGACCGCCCTTTTGCAGGGCTATGGCATATTCGAGGAGATCGCATCCGGCCTGTCAGCATACCTGGAGAGGAAATCAATAACACTAGATGAGCTGTGCGGCATGGCTGGGAGGTGCTCATGA
- a CDS encoding dihydroorotate dehydrogenase electron transfer subunit yields MRPIDTIIMEVQSETPLIKTLRLDRSLDPHPGQYAMVWIRGLDEVPMSFSGPDTITVQSVGEASEALNSLGEGRSIGLRGPLGKGFTLLGERILIIGGGVGTAPLAFLGEQAMNAGMEVTSLIGYRCCSDMIFLKRFQRLGKTIVTTDDGSSGIRGRVAAGLEALDLDDYDQIYLCGPELMMWDVISRSREHAKKTQACINRYFKCAEGICGSCCLDPDGLRVCVEGPVIRADRLLESEFGRYRRGPTGVKGPCRG; encoded by the coding sequence ATGAGACCTATCGACACCATTATAATGGAAGTCCAATCCGAAACCCCTCTGATCAAGACCCTACGGCTGGACAGGAGCCTGGATCCTCATCCCGGACAGTATGCCATGGTCTGGATTCGCGGACTGGATGAGGTTCCCATGAGCTTCTCTGGACCTGATACCATCACCGTGCAATCGGTGGGTGAGGCCTCCGAGGCCCTCAATTCCCTGGGCGAGGGAAGGAGCATTGGGCTGCGTGGACCTCTTGGCAAAGGTTTTACTCTTCTGGGAGAAAGGATTCTGATCATCGGAGGCGGGGTGGGAACTGCGCCTTTGGCCTTCCTGGGCGAGCAGGCTATGAATGCGGGCATGGAGGTCACATCGCTGATCGGCTATCGCTGCTGTAGCGATATGATATTCCTGAAGAGGTTCCAGAGGCTGGGCAAAACGATCGTCACCACTGACGATGGCTCGAGCGGGATCCGGGGCCGGGTGGCCGCGGGCCTTGAGGCTCTGGACCTTGATGATTACGACCAGATCTATCTATGCGGCCCGGAGCTGATGATGTGGGATGTAATCTCCCGGTCACGAGAGCATGCCAAAAAAACTCAGGCCTGCATCAATCGCTACTTCAAATGCGCTGAGGGCATATGCGGATCATGCTGCCTGGATCCGGATGGGCTGAGAGTCTGCGTGGAAGGGCCGGTGATCAGGGCTGATCGCCTTCTAGAGAGCGAGTTTGGCCGGTACCGCCGCGGACCGACAGGTGTCAAGGGGCCCTGCAGGGGATGA
- a CDS encoding fumarylacetoacetate hydrolase family protein, protein MIVRFKKDGLVRGGSYSIEHGIVSGGEVIPLEDAELLIPCQPSKIICVGLNYVEHARELKMKLPEEPIIFLKPPTAALSPGGEIIYPPSSRQVDYEGELAVVIGKRGRNIPADEAEGHILGYTCFNDVTARDLQQRDTQWTRAKSFDTFAPFGPWIASIDPSGVDIETRVNGETVQKSNTSDLIFGVPRLIEFISGIMTLQPGDVIATGTPPGVGQLHRGDLVEVEIEGIGVLKNSVVAADRS, encoded by the coding sequence ATGATTGTCAGATTCAAGAAGGACGGCCTCGTCCGGGGCGGCTCGTACAGCATTGAGCATGGAATAGTATCGGGAGGAGAGGTAATTCCCCTGGAGGATGCAGAGCTGCTCATACCCTGTCAGCCATCAAAGATAATCTGCGTGGGCCTGAACTATGTGGAGCACGCCCGGGAATTAAAGATGAAGCTGCCCGAGGAGCCCATCATCTTTCTCAAGCCCCCTACTGCCGCGTTGAGCCCTGGGGGCGAGATCATATATCCTCCCTCCAGCCGGCAGGTGGACTATGAAGGGGAGCTAGCGGTGGTGATAGGAAAGAGGGGCAGGAATATCCCGGCAGATGAGGCGGAAGGTCATATCCTGGGATACACCTGCTTTAACGATGTTACTGCTCGCGATCTGCAGCAAAGAGATACTCAATGGACCCGGGCCAAGAGCTTTGATACCTTTGCTCCCTTCGGCCCATGGATTGCGTCGATTGATCCCTCTGGCGTTGACATCGAGACCCGGGTGAACGGCGAGACCGTGCAAAAGTCCAATACCTCGGACCTGATATTCGGCGTTCCCAGGCTCATCGAGTTCATAAGCGGCATCATGACTCTGCAGCCGGGAGATGTGATAGCCACTGGAACGCCGCCGGGAGTGGGACAGCTGCATCGGGGCGATCTGGTGGAGGTCGAGATCGAGGGGATAGGCGTTCTCAAGAACTCTGTGGTGGCTGCCGACAGGAGCTGA
- a CDS encoding erythromycin esterase family protein has translation MDSLSRKGGFEPGYSTLEDWILAQTIPFSLDSTELNDAIDRAMARIGDTVRLLGFGEALHGKSDILLLRNRLFIRLVENHGFVAIAIESSFPRGRLVDQYIAGLGPDSFDDILELGFSHGFGRLDANRELVEWMREYNSDPSHVHKLHFYGFDSPTEMLASDSPKQLIYFVLDFLGTIDPVQGEEHRQRIEPFLGQESDWDNPDSLIDPAKSIGRSPNAIALRAEVEDLYEELLVRRPELVAGSDPARYQEAVHYAALARQQLSYHAELAGNSLDRTSRLLGIRDAMMAENLAYITSREGSQRGRVMAFAHNRHLQRGRAEWQYTDDLYSWWPAGSHLDQIMGSGYAVIGTAVGVSSSNGIGKPEESTLEARLTAAPGPARLIPTCKGQGLPADEIASLPRRSGSAKNPTYFPLGPESFTDFDWLAVLDSTA, from the coding sequence ATGGATAGCTTATCTCGCAAAGGCGGCTTTGAGCCCGGGTATTCCACCCTGGAAGATTGGATCTTGGCCCAGACGATCCCATTCTCTCTCGATTCAACCGAATTGAACGATGCCATAGATAGGGCTATGGCCAGAATAGGGGACACAGTGAGGCTCCTGGGCTTTGGAGAGGCTCTTCATGGGAAGAGCGACATCCTCCTCTTGCGCAACCGGCTTTTCATTCGCCTGGTGGAGAATCACGGCTTTGTGGCCATAGCCATTGAGAGCAGCTTTCCCCGCGGGCGGCTGGTGGACCAGTATATCGCCGGCCTGGGCCCGGATTCATTCGATGATATCCTGGAGTTGGGCTTCAGCCACGGCTTTGGCCGCCTTGATGCCAATCGAGAGTTGGTGGAGTGGATGAGAGAGTACAATTCGGATCCGTCTCATGTCCACAAGCTCCATTTCTACGGCTTTGACAGCCCCACGGAGATGTTGGCCAGCGACAGTCCAAAGCAGCTGATATACTTCGTCCTGGACTTCCTCGGCACAATCGACCCGGTTCAAGGAGAGGAGCATCGCCAGAGGATCGAACCCTTCCTGGGCCAGGAATCCGATTGGGATAATCCGGATTCTCTGATCGATCCGGCAAAATCCATTGGCCGCTCTCCCAATGCGATCGCGCTGCGCGCGGAAGTGGAGGACCTCTATGAGGAGCTGCTCGTTCGCCGCCCCGAGCTGGTGGCCGGAAGCGATCCAGCTCGCTATCAGGAGGCAGTGCATTATGCAGCCCTTGCCCGGCAACAGCTTAGCTATCATGCCGAGCTTGCCGGAAACTCACTCGACCGAACAAGCAGGCTCCTTGGCATTCGTGATGCCATGATGGCGGAAAACCTGGCGTATATAACGTCCCGGGAGGGCAGCCAGAGGGGAAGGGTGATGGCCTTCGCTCACAACCGTCATCTGCAACGGGGTCGGGCTGAATGGCAATACACAGATGACCTTTATTCCTGGTGGCCGGCAGGCTCTCACCTGGATCAGATCATGGGTTCGGGCTATGCGGTCATAGGAACCGCAGTGGGCGTATCAAGCTCCAATGGCATAGGCAAGCCTGAGGAGAGCACCCTGGAGGCACGACTGACTGCTGCACCTGGTCCGGCACGGCTCATCCCCACCTGCAAAGGCCAGGGGCTTCCTGCAGATGAGATCGCCTCTCTTCCGCGCCGATCCGGAAGCGCAAAGAATCCCACCTACTTTCCCCTGGGGCCAGAGAGCTTCACCGACTTCGACTGGCTGGCGGTTCTAGACTCGACGGCATGA
- a CDS encoding alkaline phosphatase — protein sequence MNTRSSPAKLFLAIAIICSSIQLGMADNATHETSAKNVILLIGDGMGFPQLTLARIDKAGGNVTQYGSVELFMDGMEQTGMVKTSSANSLVTDSAPASSAMATGEKTNNGVISQNSAAIQGKRDGENLTTILEMAEDSGLSTGLITTTRITHATPAAFYAHVDNRDNESEIADQLLASGVEVILGGGLQYFTGENDTDPLGNYGKRGDERDLLNEFESQGYALVYNGSSFQKVDSNTTERLLGLFDSSHMQYDLERLSGVERDPSLAEMTRKAISILSRNPKGFFLMVEGGRIDHAGHERNISKNIADTLAFDEAVKVATDFASLKNETLVIVTADHECGGLVLQPENLDVYEAGGINPLFASGTTKTQGPRYDFITEMEEATHTAVDVPIMASGPGAEKVSKGVIDNTRIFEIMKEAFGF from the coding sequence ATGAATACCAGATCATCTCCGGCAAAGCTCTTCTTAGCTATTGCCATAATCTGCAGCTCAATTCAATTGGGTATGGCAGATAATGCAACGCATGAGACTTCGGCAAAGAATGTAATTCTCCTTATCGGCGACGGAATGGGATTTCCCCAATTGACGCTGGCCAGGATCGATAAGGCAGGAGGAAATGTCACCCAGTATGGCTCAGTCGAGCTTTTCATGGACGGAATGGAGCAGACAGGGATGGTCAAGACATCCAGCGCGAACTCACTGGTAACCGATTCTGCTCCTGCATCTTCGGCTATGGCAACCGGTGAAAAGACGAACAATGGTGTTATCAGCCAAAATTCCGCCGCCATCCAGGGAAAGAGAGATGGAGAGAACCTGACCACCATTCTGGAGATGGCTGAAGATAGTGGCCTCTCCACCGGGCTTATCACCACCACCAGGATAACTCATGCCACGCCAGCCGCCTTCTACGCTCATGTGGATAACAGGGATAATGAGAGCGAGATAGCAGATCAGCTTTTGGCCAGCGGCGTTGAGGTGATTTTGGGAGGAGGTCTGCAGTACTTCACAGGAGAGAATGACACTGATCCCCTGGGCAATTATGGAAAGAGAGGCGACGAGAGAGACCTTCTCAATGAATTCGAGTCGCAGGGTTATGCTCTGGTCTATAATGGATCGAGCTTCCAGAAGGTAGATTCCAACACCACAGAGAGGCTTTTGGGCCTATTCGATAGCTCTCATATGCAGTACGATCTGGAGAGGCTTTCGGGAGTGGAGAGGGATCCAAGCCTCGCTGAAATGACCCGCAAGGCAATCTCCATTCTCTCCCGTAATCCCAAGGGCTTCTTCCTTATGGTTGAAGGAGGAAGGATCGATCATGCAGGGCATGAGAGGAACATCAGCAAGAACATCGCCGACACCTTGGCCTTTGATGAGGCAGTGAAGGTCGCAACGGATTTTGCCTCATTGAAAAATGAGACACTGGTGATTGTAACTGCAGATCACGAATGCGGTGGGCTGGTCTTGCAGCCGGAGAATCTGGATGTGTATGAGGCAGGAGGCATCAATCCCCTGTTTGCTTCTGGGACTACAAAGACCCAGGGACCCAGATACGATTTCATAACGGAGATGGAGGAGGCCACCCATACAGCAGTGGATGTTCCCATCATGGCCTCGGGCCCTGGTGCGGAAAAGGTCAGCAAAGGCGTGATAGACAATACCCGGATCTTTGAGATAATGAAAGAGGCCTTCGGATTCTAG
- a CDS encoding tetratricopeptide repeat protein, whose product MTQVIIIRGMMVPTESVLASLECINGKMLINKESVRIEIYKQKMFTLPPPKWDSSKISKTYNISRKNIIKAELAKFLGTRQFHVYFPDAGLGGFVNLFISDAQVAQAEEMARMLTRIETSTTRLKCPKCGAEDDGKFCSQCGSPLSQIDALAKNEPITDMLEHSDDDSSLIDEVQNKQPNCIENNTSFELTSKTIWRDKGNAIENLEEINRSIETNAQDADAWRNKGIALHKQGKFNEAVAAYEKAIQINPLDSSSWSGKGAVLDDLGQYDQAIRAYDQAIEINPQDADSFANKGLNLYHYQAKYDEAIVALDMAIKINPQLAGAWNIKGGILTGRGKYGEAIEAYDKAIELDPLNASIWNNRGAAFVGEGNYDEAVRAFNRAIEIDQQNAYYWNAKCTALFKQTKYDEALNAVNKAIELDPNYKAAQTTKTLILRKLGNFNTEEAVDCFGKGVSFHQQGKYDEAILAYNKAIELDPTLTPEVQKAKDLLLGTQENSKIETISETNTHNVIEFDACPACKMGRLIVTDRKKLLGLMTQHDVTCNKCYSKLPDTKEFMRTWEAHKNIARDTWLADIRRGQGFPIEHNPPIILKRNETAIITLGDISLFENRSVRTGNYSSSRVRVAKGVSIGGGTFRSKSHEVLTEIDRGTLTLTNRRIVFLGGSHSSDILLKKIISIEPYRDGIVIGKEGRARTQTFKGINKTYLNITVENRTFQVPIDGVIFNSMIEALMN is encoded by the coding sequence TTGACTCAGGTAATTATAATCAGGGGTATGATGGTGCCAACTGAATCGGTTTTAGCAAGCCTTGAATGCATTAATGGTAAGATGCTGATAAATAAAGAATCTGTTAGAATAGAAATATATAAGCAAAAGATGTTTACCTTGCCGCCTCCAAAATGGGATAGTTCAAAAATAAGCAAGACATATAATATTTCCAGAAAAAATATTATAAAAGCTGAATTGGCGAAATTTCTAGGCACTAGACAATTTCATGTATACTTTCCAGATGCAGGACTTGGTGGATTTGTTAATTTATTTATTAGCGATGCACAGGTAGCACAAGCCGAAGAAATGGCAAGGATGTTGACAAGGATCGAAACATCTACGACTCGATTAAAATGCCCAAAGTGCGGGGCAGAAGATGACGGGAAGTTTTGTTCACAGTGCGGATCCCCTCTTTCCCAAATAGATGCCTTGGCAAAAAATGAACCAATAACCGACATGCTTGAACACTCTGATGATGACTCGTCACTTATAGATGAGGTTCAGAATAAGCAACCAAATTGCATTGAGAACAATACATCATTTGAACTAACTAGCAAAACTATTTGGAGAGACAAAGGCAACGCCATTGAAAATTTAGAGGAGATTAACAGATCCATCGAGACAAATGCTCAAGATGCGGATGCATGGAGAAATAAAGGCATTGCGCTCCATAAACAAGGAAAGTTTAATGAAGCAGTTGCAGCCTATGAAAAGGCAATCCAGATTAATCCACTAGATTCTAGCTCTTGGAGTGGAAAAGGCGCTGTTCTCGATGATTTGGGCCAATATGATCAAGCTATCAGGGCTTATGATCAGGCCATAGAGATAAATCCTCAAGATGCAGATTCTTTTGCCAACAAAGGATTAAATCTCTATCACTATCAGGCTAAATATGATGAGGCCATAGTAGCACTCGACATGGCCATAAAAATCAATCCGCAATTAGCGGGTGCCTGGAACATAAAAGGTGGGATTCTAACTGGCCGAGGCAAATATGGTGAAGCAATAGAGGCTTACGATAAGGCCATTGAGCTAGACCCTTTAAATGCATCTATCTGGAACAATAGAGGTGCTGCTTTTGTTGGCGAGGGAAATTATGATGAAGCCGTTCGGGCTTTTAATAGAGCCATTGAGATCGATCAACAAAATGCATATTATTGGAATGCTAAGTGCACTGCTCTCTTTAAACAGACCAAGTATGATGAAGCTCTAAACGCGGTCAATAAGGCAATTGAGCTAGATCCTAATTACAAAGCGGCTCAAACGACCAAAACATTAATACTGCGAAAGCTAGGAAATTTCAATACGGAAGAAGCAGTTGATTGCTTTGGCAAAGGAGTCTCCTTCCATCAACAAGGCAAGTACGATGAGGCTATCCTGGCGTATAACAAGGCTATTGAGCTAGATCCTACTTTAACACCAGAGGTTCAGAAAGCAAAAGATTTATTATTAGGTACCCAGGAGAATTCGAAGATTGAAACAATTTCGGAAACTAATACACATAACGTGATTGAATTTGATGCATGTCCTGCTTGCAAGATGGGACGATTGATAGTAACAGATAGAAAAAAGCTATTAGGACTCATGACTCAACATGATGTTACCTGTAATAAATGCTATTCAAAATTGCCGGATACAAAGGAGTTCATGAGAACGTGGGAGGCTCATAAAAACATTGCTAGAGATACATGGCTAGCTGATATCAGACGTGGTCAGGGATTCCCTATTGAACACAATCCTCCGATCATACTTAAGAGGAACGAAACTGCAATAATCACGCTGGGTGATATATCTCTATTTGAGAACAGGAGTGTGCGTACGGGGAATTATAGCAGTTCTCGCGTCAGAGTAGCCAAAGGTGTATCAATTGGAGGCGGAACGTTTCGATCTAAATCTCATGAAGTGCTTACTGAAATTGATAGAGGCACACTGACACTCACAAACCGGAGGATTGTATTTTTAGGAGGATCACATAGCTCTGACATATTACTTAAGAAAATCATATCTATTGAGCCATATAGGGATGGAATAGTAATTGGAAAGGAAGGCAGGGCAAGAACACAGACATTTAAAGGTATTAATAAGACCTATCTCAATATAACAGTTGAAAATAGAACTTTTCAGGTTCCCATTGATGGAGTGATTTTCAATAGCATGATAGAAGCATTGATGAATTGA
- a CDS encoding GIY-YIG nuclease family protein, with protein MRYGCDELGIYTIILSLEKAKQICIGALGEIDFAPGCYAYTGSARGPGGCKRVDRHIEILRGTRNTRRWHIDYLLAQAGLVEVFITRTSRDLECSIAEMVGERLVPIKGFGSSDCRCISHLHYGEDLVSTMAAVSLAHSRAASMTLEPSRE; from the coding sequence ATGAGATATGGCTGTGATGAGTTGGGAATCTACACCATCATCCTCTCTTTGGAAAAGGCGAAGCAGATCTGTATAGGGGCCCTGGGTGAGATCGATTTTGCCCCCGGATGCTATGCTTATACCGGCTCTGCCCGGGGGCCTGGCGGCTGCAAGAGGGTGGATCGCCATATAGAGATATTGCGGGGCACTAGAAACACCAGGAGATGGCATATAGATTATCTCCTCGCTCAGGCGGGCCTGGTCGAGGTGTTCATAACCAGGACATCGCGAGATCTGGAATGCAGTATAGCGGAAATGGTAGGAGAGCGTCTTGTGCCCATCAAGGGATTTGGCTCTAGCGATTGCCGCTGCATCAGCCACCTTCACTATGGAGAGGATCTGGTGAGCACGATGGCTGCGGTATCTCTTGCTCATTCTCGGGCGGCATCAATGACGCTTGAGCCATCGCGAGAATAA